A genomic stretch from Methanobacterium sp. includes:
- a CDS encoding TrkA family potassium uptake protein — MYVVIMGAGRVGLNLASNLVSRGHDVTLIENDDSLCGNAAAELDALVICGNGTDTKTLEEANVADANVFVAATGNDEANLLSCILVKQFEIPKIIARLSNPDHEEAFKKVGIDDVISPELTAAGYLEKIITRPKVADLIVIGKGDAEILDITVKNKKIIGKTVGDISPTDNYIIVAVYKNGEITIPREEMVLNEDDKVSILVKTESVKDIVKMCTK, encoded by the coding sequence ATGTATGTAGTTATAATGGGTGCAGGGAGAGTTGGACTGAATCTTGCATCAAATTTAGTGAGTAGGGGACATGATGTCACCCTTATTGAAAATGATGATAGCTTATGTGGCAATGCAGCAGCTGAACTGGATGCATTGGTGATTTGTGGAAATGGTACAGACACTAAAACACTTGAAGAGGCTAATGTGGCTGATGCAAATGTTTTTGTGGCAGCTACAGGGAATGATGAAGCTAATCTGTTATCTTGTATACTGGTTAAGCAATTTGAAATTCCAAAGATTATTGCAAGGCTCAGTAACCCTGATCACGAAGAAGCATTTAAAAAAGTAGGCATAGACGATGTTATAAGTCCAGAACTAACAGCAGCAGGTTATCTTGAAAAAATAATAACCAGACCAAAGGTAGCAGACCTAATAGTTATTGGAAAAGGCGATGCTGAAATACTGGACATTACAGTGAAGAATAAAAAGATCATTGGTAAAACAGTAGGTGACATTAGCCCTACAGATAATTATATAATTGTTGCAGTGTATAAAAACGGTGAAATAACTATCCCTCGTGAAGAGATGGTTTTAAATGAGGATGATAAGGTATCAATTCTTGTTAAAACCGAATCTGTTAAAGATATAGTTAAAATGTGCACAAAATAA
- a CDS encoding NAD-binding protein has translation MPSMSYSILIYAFIALISLITYGIIGSLYIMHLDLVNSVYYTVITIATVGYGDISPVTTTQKLFTVTLVLGGVGLVAYVFTLTISVVTMAVEEITSGSRYKKKMAATKNHFVLCGYGRVGKAVFRELKKRNQVGIIVEKNRKLVEKELWDDPDVLAIPGDATDERTLKDAGIERARGVIITTGDDVDNLFITLTARELHPNIWIVARASKREDIKRLYRSGADRVISPETSGGEDIYFAAIEPTIMKITMMHDVSNIKKEAEIILKYGCTLENIEYHLPEFREPLGRKIGITKIDELNRFMGSLERDSSRKKALERIYESVSGIHSHWISGPDKASLNKVAEELKKEGFLLGIDLNEDEIKEAARKYGRIVEVVIKPEIKITENHAVGDIKEESEIILKHGCILEDIEYYLPRFHEPLRRKVGLSKVEDMNKFLESLKHDSAKMESLERLYALSGGGIHSHRITGPDTKSLANVEKELKDKGYLLGVNLSKEEIKTKIKEYGRVIELLLKHDVSNLNDKRVIIRYGGRVLDSKHYLPGVRQIVTRRLYINSEEDVVNCENELKKPDAKRSVEALYKISRQIHSHTVAAPDVKAIKKIENALDKEGILLGVNLPEKEIWKIVEGENP, from the coding sequence ATGCCGTCTATGTCTTATTCCATATTAATATATGCTTTTATAGCTTTAATATCTCTTATAACATATGGAATAATTGGGTCTTTATATATAATGCACCTTGATTTAGTTAATTCTGTTTATTATACTGTTATTACTATAGCTACTGTTGGATATGGTGATATCAGTCCAGTTACAACTACTCAAAAACTTTTTACGGTTACACTTGTTTTGGGAGGAGTAGGGTTAGTTGCTTATGTATTTACTTTAACAATATCGGTGGTTACTATGGCTGTAGAAGAAATAACCTCTGGTTCCAGATATAAAAAGAAAATGGCCGCAACCAAAAATCATTTCGTACTATGTGGATATGGTAGAGTGGGGAAGGCAGTGTTTCGAGAGCTTAAAAAAAGGAACCAAGTTGGAATAATTGTTGAAAAAAACAGAAAATTGGTGGAGAAAGAATTATGGGACGATCCTGATGTTCTTGCAATTCCTGGGGATGCAACAGATGAGCGCACATTGAAAGATGCAGGAATAGAAAGGGCAAGAGGAGTTATAATAACTACAGGAGACGATGTGGATAACCTATTTATAACTTTAACTGCACGAGAACTGCATCCTAATATATGGATAGTTGCAAGGGCCAGTAAACGTGAAGATATCAAACGACTCTATAGATCAGGGGCAGATAGGGTAATATCACCTGAAACAAGTGGTGGAGAGGACATATATTTTGCTGCTATTGAGCCCACCATAATGAAAATAACAATGATGCACGATGTCTCCAATATCAAAAAAGAGGCAGAAATCATCTTAAAATACGGATGCACCCTTGAAAATATAGAATACCATCTACCTGAATTTAGAGAACCACTGGGAAGAAAAATTGGAATAACTAAAATAGATGAATTAAACAGGTTTATGGGCAGTTTAGAGCGTGATTCATCAAGAAAAAAGGCATTAGAAAGAATATACGAATCAGTAAGCGGGATTCACTCCCATTGGATTTCTGGACCAGATAAGGCGAGTTTAAATAAAGTTGCAGAAGAACTTAAAAAAGAAGGATTTCTTTTGGGTATTGATCTTAACGAAGATGAAATTAAAGAGGCTGCAAGGAAATATGGGCGGATTGTTGAAGTAGTTATAAAACCTGAAATAAAAATTACTGAAAATCATGCAGTAGGAGATATAAAAGAAGAATCCGAGATTATTCTAAAACATGGATGTATTTTAGAAGATATTGAGTACTATTTACCCCGTTTCCATGAACCATTACGTAGGAAAGTTGGCTTATCAAAAGTTGAAGATATGAATAAATTTTTAGAAAGCTTGAAACACGATTCTGCTAAAATGGAATCTTTAGAACGATTATATGCTCTTTCAGGAGGAGGAATTCATTCTCACAGGATTACAGGTCCTGATACGAAAAGCTTAGCCAATGTTGAAAAAGAATTAAAAGATAAAGGATATCTTTTAGGTGTTAACTTGTCTAAAGAAGAAATAAAAACTAAAATCAAAGAATATGGGCGGGTAATTGAACTCCTTTTAAAACATGACGTTAGCAATCTAAATGATAAAAGAGTGATAATCAGATATGGTGGCCGGGTTTTGGATTCAAAACATTATCTGCCAGGTGTTAGACAGATTGTGACTCGAAGATTATATATTAATTCAGAAGAAGATGTTGTAAACTGTGAAAATGAACTAAAGAAACCTGACGCTAAAAGATCAGTTGAAGCACTTTATAAAATATCAAGACAGATACATTCCCATACAGTAGCTGCACCTGATGTTAAAGCGATTAAAAAAATTGAAAATGCTCTGGATAAAGAAGGTATACTTTTAGGGGTTAATCTACCTGAAAAAGAAATATGGAAAATTGTTGAAGGTGAAAATCCTTAA
- a CDS encoding NAD(P)H-hydrate dehydratase: protein MTPKDMMAFDGNAEDLGISKSALMENAGKSVADHIINTLDPCKVTIFAGNGGNGGDGFVIARHLLNNGYSVELLFLGDPSRIKSPETLQNWTAIGNISLGINLLEIKIITDSSALKEVDSPVIIDAMLGTGIKGKIKEPISEAIDLINESKSIKIAVDVPSGLDPLTGEVPDKAVEADFTLTFHKLKNGLKNAKTKYVGNIILYDIGIPAEAETFLGKGDLLRLKNRNMDSHKGHNGIVLVVGGSQDYSGAPALAALSAFKAGVDLVYVACPQSVSQTIRSYSPDLIVNSLSNDLITEDDVDKIVELSKKADSVVIGCGMGIDNETALAINEIISEIKNPMIIDADGLKLVYTDIIKEIKSDIVVTPHSAEFKELFGIEMPPEFEDKVEIVTDVASEHKSTVLLKGVIDIISNGQKTRFNKTGNPGMTVGGTGDCLAGLTGALMAIGHDGFEAACLGAYINGRAGDMATEKYKYHFKASDMIKYIDDAFR from the coding sequence ATGACTCCAAAAGACATGATGGCCTTTGATGGTAATGCAGAAGATTTAGGGATTTCTAAGTCAGCACTTATGGAAAATGCAGGTAAATCCGTAGCTGACCATATAATTAACACATTAGACCCGTGCAAAGTCACCATATTTGCAGGAAATGGTGGAAATGGTGGAGATGGGTTTGTTATAGCAAGACATCTTTTAAATAATGGATACAGTGTTGAATTATTGTTTTTAGGTGATCCTTCAAGAATAAAATCTCCTGAAACTCTTCAAAACTGGACTGCAATCGGAAATATAAGTCTAGGGATTAATTTACTTGAAATAAAAATCATTACCGATTCATCTGCACTTAAAGAAGTTGATTCTCCTGTTATTATTGATGCAATGCTCGGAACGGGAATAAAAGGCAAGATTAAGGAACCAATTTCTGAGGCCATAGATTTGATAAATGAATCTAAAAGCATTAAAATTGCTGTTGATGTGCCCAGTGGACTTGATCCTTTAACTGGAGAGGTTCCAGATAAAGCTGTAGAAGCTGATTTCACGTTAACATTCCATAAATTAAAAAATGGACTTAAAAATGCAAAGACCAAATATGTAGGAAACATTATTCTGTATGATATAGGTATTCCTGCCGAAGCTGAAACATTTTTAGGTAAAGGAGACTTATTAAGGCTTAAAAATAGGAATATGGATTCCCATAAAGGTCATAATGGTATAGTTCTTGTTGTTGGCGGAAGTCAAGATTATTCAGGTGCCCCTGCACTTGCGGCGCTTTCTGCATTTAAAGCAGGCGTTGATTTAGTATATGTGGCCTGTCCACAGAGTGTTTCACAAACAATAAGATCATATTCTCCAGATTTAATTGTAAATTCGCTTTCAAATGACTTAATTACTGAAGATGATGTAGATAAAATAGTTGAACTTTCAAAAAAAGCTGATTCAGTTGTAATTGGCTGTGGAATGGGAATAGATAACGAAACAGCCTTAGCTATAAATGAAATCATCAGCGAAATCAAAAACCCAATGATAATAGATGCAGATGGTTTAAAATTAGTATATACTGATATAATTAAAGAAATAAAAAGTGATATAGTGGTTACACCTCATTCAGCAGAATTTAAAGAATTATTTGGTATAGAGATGCCTCCAGAGTTTGAAGATAAAGTAGAGATAGTTACAGATGTCGCCAGTGAACATAAAAGCACCGTTTTACTTAAAGGTGTTATTGATATTATCTCTAATGGCCAAAAAACACGGTTTAACAAAACTGGGAATCCTGGAATGACAGTTGGAGGAACAGGTGATTGTCTTGCAGGATTAACCGGAGCCTTAATGGCTATAGGGCATGATGGATTTGAAGCAGCTTGTCTTGGAGCTTATATTAATGGAAGAGCCGGTGATATGGCCACAGAAAAGTATAAATATCATTTTAAAGCAAGTGACATGATAAAATACATTGATGATGCCTTTAGATAG
- a CDS encoding NERD domain-containing protein, with translation MEKCKICSSELYLDQHDNVICPNCNGFNPLSKSESLEICKKLTQFIENKMDLMCNEFSYDYLMKLGFGFREHIPIQTTENLTEIRIDQIIEGTLFIKNVLKGHHGPDGKYFKPFVELMGINLNDLSSLRQYIIFIQEDYGNLFECSKYLIDKYGFKCIFLNENKKYYTFIPKISWLNYKNSLKEYYISSKSRLNEINKKISSDKNNEPKGEENLEKRVYKTLRGMYFALYYVSLDPKIFSFDEIDNNPEVLLFIKDLFILSQEIISRSGKSFANISKELFFKVARNYDYNSYKLFKMFVSSKTDIKEFPILIEHNNKLILSPSTILLVWGFLEYKFNPEKVNSLLTGHDFEDEIEKKLIELGLSLKDPKNPQISLKGRKVKTKNGEKQIDLIAYNKEVIWVIECKDHGLWKIDPQIMWKNRKKYRIRDIKMEINNKHIDRVQFVKDNYETYFGFKNDYKIKGLLVTRIKEDIEEYNGVKIVSGFELENSNELIEE, from the coding sequence ATGGAAAAATGCAAAATTTGCAGTTCTGAACTATATTTAGATCAGCATGATAACGTTATATGTCCAAATTGTAACGGTTTTAATCCACTTTCTAAATCAGAATCTTTAGAAATATGTAAAAAACTAACACAATTCATTGAAAATAAAATGGATTTAATGTGTAATGAATTTTCTTATGATTATTTAATGAAACTTGGGTTTGGATTTAGAGAACATATACCTATACAAACTACTGAAAATTTAACTGAAATTAGGATAGATCAAATAATTGAAGGAACATTATTCATTAAGAATGTTCTTAAAGGCCATCATGGTCCTGATGGCAAATATTTTAAGCCTTTTGTTGAATTAATGGGCATCAATCTTAATGATCTCTCCAGTTTAAGACAATATATTATTTTTATTCAAGAAGATTACGGTAATCTTTTTGAATGTTCTAAATATTTGATAGATAAATATGGATTTAAATGCATTTTCCTTAATGAAAATAAAAAGTATTATACCTTTATTCCTAAAATATCATGGTTAAATTATAAAAATAGTTTAAAAGAGTATTATATCTCTTCAAAAAGTAGATTAAATGAAATTAATAAAAAAATATCAAGTGATAAAAATAATGAGCCTAAAGGAGAAGAAAATTTAGAGAAAAGAGTTTATAAAACATTGCGAGGAATGTATTTCGCATTATATTATGTTTCATTAGATCCAAAAATCTTTTCTTTTGATGAAATTGATAACAATCCTGAGGTTCTACTATTTATTAAGGATTTATTTATTCTTTCACAAGAAATAATTTCAAGAAGTGGCAAATCTTTTGCAAATATATCCAAAGAACTATTTTTTAAAGTAGCAAGAAATTATGATTATAATTCCTATAAATTATTTAAAATGTTTGTATCATCAAAAACAGATATTAAAGAATTTCCCATACTCATTGAACATAATAATAAGCTTATTTTAAGTCCTAGTACTATCCTATTAGTTTGGGGTTTTCTAGAATACAAATTCAATCCTGAAAAAGTAAATAGTTTATTAACTGGACACGATTTTGAAGATGAAATTGAAAAAAAGCTTATAGAATTAGGTTTATCACTTAAAGATCCAAAAAATCCTCAGATTTCTCTAAAAGGACGAAAAGTAAAAACAAAGAATGGAGAAAAACAAATTGATTTAATTGCATATAATAAAGAAGTTATATGGGTTATTGAGTGTAAAGATCATGGATTATGGAAAATAGATCCACAAATAATGTGGAAAAATAGAAAAAAATATAGAATAAGGGATATAAAAATGGAAATTAATAACAAGCACATTGATAGAGTTCAATTTGTAAAAGATAATTATGAGACTTATTTTGGATTCAAAAATGATTATAAAATCAAAGGATTACTTGTAACAAGAATTAAAGAAGATATTGAAGAATATAATGGTGTGAAAATAGTTTCAGGATTTGAACTGGAAAATAGTAATGAATTAATTGAAGAATAA
- a CDS encoding metallophosphoesterase, whose product MIGIMADSHDNLDAIRMAVDFFNKSNVSLVIHAGDLVSPFTAKEFKELNCEFKAVFGNNDGEKEGLRKNFKDLFYLDSFIEFEVQKKKFAVNHGTKEAIVDALVKSRKYDVVIRGHTHKLEIKKDEALLINPGETCGYLSGQKTVVLLDPNDLSYKTVFL is encoded by the coding sequence ATGATTGGAATAATGGCAGATTCGCATGATAATCTGGATGCAATTAGAATGGCTGTTGATTTCTTCAATAAATCCAATGTATCCCTTGTAATACACGCTGGAGATTTAGTGTCTCCATTTACTGCTAAAGAGTTTAAAGAGCTTAATTGTGAATTTAAAGCTGTTTTTGGGAACAATGATGGTGAAAAAGAAGGTTTAAGAAAAAATTTCAAAGATCTATTTTACCTTGATAGTTTCATAGAATTTGAAGTCCAAAAAAAGAAATTTGCAGTTAATCATGGTACAAAAGAAGCCATTGTCGATGCATTAGTTAAAAGTAGGAAATATGATGTGGTAATACGGGGACATACACACAAATTAGAAATAAAAAAAGATGAAGCCCTTCTGATCAATCCCGGAGAAACATGCGGCTATTTATCAGGACAAAAAACTGTGGTTCTGCTTGATCCTAACGATTTAAGTTACAAAACAGTTTTTCTATAA
- a CDS encoding pro-sigmaK processing inhibitor BofA family protein — protein MALSIISIAVMVILAIIGVVILLKIGKLLLKLLVHAIFGWILLVIVNFIPTVHIPINILTVLVSGIGGVFGVILLFIAQAFGINLAI, from the coding sequence ATGGCGTTAAGTATAATAAGTATAGCTGTAATGGTAATCCTTGCAATAATTGGGGTTGTAATTCTACTAAAAATAGGTAAACTCCTTTTAAAATTACTGGTTCATGCTATTTTTGGCTGGATTTTACTTGTAATTGTAAATTTCATTCCAACTGTGCATATTCCCATAAATATATTAACAGTATTAGTTTCAGGGATTGGGGGAGTGTTTGGAGTTATACTTCTATTTATAGCCCAGGCATTTGGAATTAATTTGGCTATCTAA
- a CDS encoding UPF0104 family protein, whose amino-acid sequence MKHKALILLFIGIGILIGMILFIGPGNIENAIKLANPLYLALAVLIQFVIYGLWTERWAITVKSVDISIKKRHLFPMLMVGLAVNNLTPSARGGGEPIRGYILSKYSRTSFEKSFATVIADRGLDTFPFMVLAIITIISAVLYFNLPNLIIYILIFAVIFLLIIFFIAIYMSFNLEFGRKVSLWIVKIIKRFSKKEHASLEKKAIDAIHGFQKSMRTMVNDKKVLMYGLPLSFLIWILEILRVYVVFSAFGVDVSLIVIAEIFIISTMIGMIPLIPGGLGSIDGVMIILFSAAGIPPSISAAATIVERLISFWMTSIIGTALLPYFGTSVMDKITKKM is encoded by the coding sequence ATGAAACATAAAGCTTTAATTCTATTATTCATAGGAATTGGAATTTTAATTGGCATGATTCTATTTATAGGGCCTGGAAACATAGAAAATGCCATTAAACTTGCTAATCCATTATATCTTGCACTTGCAGTACTGATTCAATTTGTAATTTATGGTCTTTGGACCGAAAGATGGGCAATAACAGTGAAATCTGTGGATATTTCCATTAAAAAAAGGCATCTTTTTCCAATGCTCATGGTGGGATTAGCTGTAAATAACCTTACCCCTAGTGCAAGAGGAGGAGGAGAACCTATAAGAGGTTATATTTTAAGTAAATATTCGAGAACATCATTTGAAAAGTCATTTGCTACTGTAATTGCTGATCGTGGGCTGGATACATTTCCTTTTATGGTTCTTGCCATTATAACCATAATTTCAGCGGTTTTATATTTTAATTTGCCTAACTTAATTATTTACATACTCATTTTTGCAGTGATATTTTTGCTGATAATCTTTTTTATTGCAATCTATATGTCTTTTAATCTTGAATTTGGACGTAAAGTCTCTTTATGGATTGTAAAAATAATTAAAAGATTTTCCAAAAAAGAACATGCATCATTAGAAAAAAAAGCAATTGATGCCATTCATGGATTCCAAAAAAGTATGCGTACAATGGTCAACGATAAAAAAGTCTTGATGTATGGCCTTCCTTTATCCTTTTTAATCTGGATTTTAGAGATATTGCGAGTTTATGTTGTGTTTTCAGCCTTTGGAGTGGATGTTTCACTAATAGTAATAGCTGAAATTTTTATAATTTCTACAATGATTGGAATGATTCCACTTATTCCTGGAGGATTAGGATCTATAGATGGTGTTATGATCATCCTTTTTTCTGCTGCAGGTATTCCCCCATCTATAAGTGCTGCGGCAACGATCGTGGAAAGGTTAATTTCCTTTTGGATGACTTCAATAATAGGTACAGCTTTATTACCTTACTTTGGAACAAGTGTAATGGATAAAATTACAAAAAAGATGTGA
- a CDS encoding slipin family protein has translation MDIVTLFILGIIILIILGLSIRIVNQYERGVVFRLGKVIGIKEPGLRLIIPLVDRMVKVSFRIVTMPIQSQKIITQDNVSIDVAAVAYFKVVKPYDAVVAIENYNRAVNQIAQTTMRNVIGQFLLDDVLSSTSKINEKIKEIIDIHSEPWGIQVTAVEIKDINLPESMRRSMAKQAEAEREKRAKIIASEGEFLSAAKLGEAADIIEAHPVALQLRNLQVLNEIASEKNSTIIFPAQFMSTIKDIKEFISSEEMVK, from the coding sequence ATGGATATAGTGACACTTTTCATATTAGGAATTATAATTTTAATTATTTTAGGTCTTTCAATAAGAATAGTGAACCAATACGAGAGAGGAGTTGTATTCCGCCTTGGAAAGGTTATCGGAATAAAAGAACCAGGGCTTCGCCTCATTATACCTTTAGTAGATAGAATGGTTAAGGTTTCATTTAGAATTGTTACCATGCCTATTCAATCACAGAAAATAATAACTCAGGACAATGTTTCAATTGATGTAGCTGCTGTTGCATATTTCAAAGTAGTTAAACCCTACGATGCTGTTGTAGCAATTGAAAATTATAATAGGGCTGTAAATCAAATTGCACAAACCACCATGAGAAACGTTATAGGGCAATTCCTTTTAGATGACGTTTTATCCTCAACTTCAAAGATTAATGAGAAAATCAAGGAAATAATCGATATACACAGCGAACCATGGGGAATACAGGTTACAGCGGTGGAAATTAAGGATATTAATTTGCCAGAATCAATGAGAAGGTCAATGGCTAAACAAGCAGAGGCAGAAAGGGAGAAAAGAGCTAAAATCATCGCTTCTGAAGGTGAATTTTTATCAGCAGCAAAACTGGGAGAAGCTGCAGATATAATAGAAGCACATCCAGTTGCTCTTCAATTAAGGAATTTGCAGGTGCTAAATGAGATAGCAAGTGAGAAAAACTCTACCATAATTTTCCCAGCCCAGTTTATGTCAACAATCAAAGATATTAAAGAGTTTATAAGTTCAGAAGAGATGGTAAAGTAA
- a CDS encoding TRAM domain-containing protein, with amino-acid sequence MLSQFLAKLGCDELFRNNYGRDNFSDRGPSAPINVGDEYDVKIEDVGRDGDGIARVEGFVVFVSGAKLGDEVKIKINSTRRNFGFADIVE; translated from the coding sequence ATGCTAAGCCAATTTTTGGCTAAATTAGGATGTGATGAATTGTTTAGAAATAATTACGGAAGAGATAACTTCTCAGATAGAGGACCATCAGCACCTATTAACGTAGGCGATGAATACGATGTTAAAATTGAAGATGTTGGAAGAGATGGCGACGGAATCGCAAGAGTTGAAGGGTTTGTAGTCTTTGTTTCAGGCGCAAAACTTGGCGATGAAGTTAAAATTAAAATTAATTCAACAAGAAGAAACTTCGGTTTTGCGGATATAGTTGAATAA
- the fhcD gene encoding formylmethanofuran--tetrahydromethanopterin N-formyltransferase has product MEINGVEIEDTFAEAFGIQVSRILVTAATKKLAKIAATEATGYGTSVIGCPAEAGIDCYVPPEETPDGRPGYIIMICNMSKKKLDHELLERVGMCVLTAATTAAFDALDDAEEKLKIGFKLKFFGDGFEKELNIDGRTVYSIPIMSGDFLVEGELGIKSGVAGGNFLVMSESQSSALIAAEAAIDAIKSVPNVITPFPGGVVASGSKVGSNKYKFLGASTNEKMCVTLKDVVEDSEIPADVNGVYEIVIDGATEEAVKEAMKIGIEAATKVPGVLKIRAVNFGGNLGAYKINLQDLF; this is encoded by the coding sequence ATGGAAATAAACGGTGTAGAAATAGAAGATACATTTGCAGAAGCATTCGGTATACAAGTTTCAAGAATACTGGTAACTGCAGCAACCAAAAAACTGGCAAAAATAGCAGCAACTGAAGCAACAGGCTATGGAACATCAGTTATCGGCTGCCCTGCAGAAGCTGGAATAGATTGTTACGTTCCTCCAGAAGAAACTCCTGATGGGAGACCTGGATACATCATAATGATCTGTAACATGTCCAAGAAAAAACTTGATCATGAATTATTAGAGCGTGTTGGAATGTGTGTACTCACTGCTGCCACAACCGCAGCTTTCGATGCCCTTGATGATGCTGAAGAAAAATTAAAAATTGGATTTAAGCTAAAATTCTTTGGAGATGGTTTTGAAAAAGAATTAAACATAGATGGAAGAACTGTTTATTCTATTCCTATTATGTCTGGAGACTTTTTAGTTGAAGGAGAATTAGGAATCAAATCTGGAGTAGCTGGCGGAAACTTCCTTGTCATGAGCGAAAGCCAATCATCAGCTTTAATAGCTGCAGAAGCTGCAATTGACGCTATAAAATCAGTTCCAAACGTAATAACACCTTTCCCTGGTGGAGTAGTAGCTTCAGGTTCCAAAGTTGGATCAAACAAGTACAAATTCTTAGGTGCTTCCACCAACGAGAAAATGTGTGTTACTCTTAAGGACGTAGTTGAAGATAGCGAGATTCCAGCTGATGTAAACGGTGTATATGAGATTGTTATCGATGGTGCAACTGAAGAAGCCGTTAAAGAAGCAATGAAAATCGGAATTGAAGCTGCTACCAAAGTTCCTGGTGTTTTAAAGATACGTGCTGTAAACTTTGGTGGAAACCTTGGGGCATACAAAATAAATCTACAGGACCTTTTCTAA
- a CDS encoding TrkH family potassium uptake protein: protein MIGQLRKKDFFIISEQLGLIMIGIGVVTLIPILVALIYNENNYISFLIPSGFSIILGFILREYFADNGGRMGLKHGMMIASIAWLWAALIGSLILMQATNINFLNAYFESMSAWTGSGLTIFANVEILPKSVLFLRSIEQWIGGLGVVIVVIGILIRPGTAAARLYKSEAREEKIKPSILGTVKTIWWIYIFYTVLGIVLYVIAGMPLFDAINNTFTNLSTGGMSIKNGNIGAYGSNIIYIITIMLMFIGGTSFVVHYNVLKGKAKSAINDIQFQASLIIIFIFSVLLMVNAKFVPIEAVFNVVSALSCTGSSIPSVSTMIAWPDYAKIILAACMVIGMAAGSTSGALKLIRIVTLVKGVYWEILRIIAPAGSVIPKKISGKPVSDVEIREAGSYVFIYFVFIFISWLVFVQYGYDALNSLYEICSAQGNVGLTMGITSSTMPQIPQAFLIFNMWIGRLEIIPILVLLRASIGVFKRF from the coding sequence ATGATAGGTCAACTTAGAAAAAAAGATTTTTTTATAATATCAGAGCAACTTGGCTTAATAATGATAGGTATTGGTGTAGTTACTTTAATACCAATATTAGTTGCATTAATTTACAATGAAAATAATTATATATCTTTCTTAATTCCGTCAGGATTTTCCATTATATTAGGCTTTATTTTAAGAGAATATTTTGCAGATAATGGCGGAAGAATGGGACTTAAACACGGTATGATGATTGCTTCCATTGCATGGCTCTGGGCCGCTTTAATTGGAAGCCTTATTTTGATGCAAGCTACAAATATTAATTTTTTAAATGCTTATTTTGAAAGCATGTCTGCATGGACTGGAAGCGGACTTACCATATTTGCAAATGTGGAAATACTTCCTAAATCAGTTCTATTTTTAAGAAGTATTGAACAATGGATTGGAGGACTTGGTGTTGTTATTGTGGTAATTGGAATACTTATTAGGCCAGGAACTGCAGCAGCAAGATTATATAAGTCTGAAGCAAGGGAAGAAAAAATAAAACCCAGTATTCTTGGAACTGTAAAGACCATATGGTGGATTTACATTTTTTACACCGTTTTAGGGATTGTTTTATATGTTATTGCTGGAATGCCCCTTTTTGACGCTATAAACAATACTTTTACCAATTTATCAACTGGGGGAATGTCCATTAAAAATGGCAACATAGGAGCTTATGGAAGCAATATAATTTATATTATAACCATAATGCTAATGTTTATAGGAGGTACAAGCTTTGTTGTTCATTATAATGTATTAAAAGGTAAAGCTAAAAGTGCCATCAATGATATTCAGTTTCAGGCATCTTTAATTATAATTTTTATTTTTTCAGTGCTTTTAATGGTAAATGCGAAATTTGTTCCAATAGAAGCGGTTTTTAACGTTGTTTCTGCACTTTCATGTACAGGTTCAAGTATTCCTTCGGTAAGTACTATGATTGCCTGGCCTGACTACGCTAAAATAATTCTTGCAGCGTGTATGGTGATTGGAATGGCTGCAGGTTCTACTTCTGGTGCTTTAAAGCTTATTCGAATAGTTACACTCGTAAAAGGTGTTTACTGGGAGATTTTAAGGATAATAGCTCCTGCAGGTTCAGTTATACCTAAAAAAATATCTGGAAAACCAGTTTCTGATGTAGAGATTAGAGAAGCAGGTTCTTATGTATTTATTTATTTTGTTTTCATTTTCATAAGCTGGCTTGTCTTTGTTCAATATGGCTACGATGCTTTAAACTCTTTATATGAAATATGCTCAGCCCAAGGAAACGTAGGCCTTACAATGGGTATTACATCTTCTACAATGCCTCAAATTCCTCAAGCATTCCTTATATTTAATATGTGGATTGGAAGATTGGAAATTATTCCTATACTTGTTCTTTTGAGGGCATCAATAGGAGTATTTAAAAGATTTTAA